A genomic region of Pogona vitticeps strain Pit_001003342236 chromosome Z, PviZW2.1, whole genome shotgun sequence contains the following coding sequences:
- the LOC140702930 gene encoding uncharacterized protein LOC140702930: protein MMDRRKRIAQHHLGQPGQNSESIKKTELKIGMAMHGLHMKEQRQGRNHVTACHLSRHQRTHAGKKLYPCLECGKSFSQSSNLRRHERTHTGEKPHKGMECGKSFSYSSHFRSHQRTHTGEKPHKCMECGKSISQSCHLRSHERTHTGEKPHKCMECGKSFSQNGDLRLHQRTDTGEKPHKWMECGKSFCCSGQLRVHQRTHTGEKPHKCMECGVFIAVLSLGYIKGPTLGRNHRNAWNVERGLFRADN from the coding sequence ATGATGGACAGGAGAAAAAGAATTGCCCAGCACCATCTGGGGCAACCTGGGCAGAACTCAGAATCAATCAAGaaaacagaactgaaaatagGAATGGCCATGCATGGACTTCACATGAAAGAACAGagacaggggagaaaccacgtaactgcatgtcacctcagtagacatcaaagaacacatgCTGGGAAGAAACTGTATCcatgtttggaatgtggaaagagcttcagtcaaagtaGTAATTTGAGgagacatgaaagaactcacactggggagaaaccacataaaggcatggaatgtggaaagagcttcagttacagCAGTCAttttaggtcacatcaaaggactcacactggggagaaaccacataaatgcatggaatgtggaaagagcatTAGTCAGAGTTGTCATCTTagatcacatgaaagaactcacactggggaaaaaccacataaatgcatggaatgtggaaagagctttagtcagaatggtgaccttaggttacatcaaaggaccgacactggggagaaaccacataaatggatggaatgtggaaagagcttttgttgcagtggtcagcttagggtacatcaaaggacccacactggggagaaaccacataaatgcatggaatgtggagtTTTCATCGCAGTgctcagcttagggtacatcaaaggacccacactggggagaaaccatagaaatgcatggaatgtggaaagagggtTATTCAGAGCTGATAATTAA